A genome region from Rhizobium sp. NXC14 includes the following:
- a CDS encoding ornithine cyclodeaminase family protein, with translation MQEIWIDYLNALDAKALGLTNDEILDAVSKALDAQGRGETVIEPRVHLVPESSDKGHFNVLRGYVKALNYAGVKVVGDFVDNYKVDLPSELAVLNLFDPNTGVPKAIIDATAITDMRTGAVTALGAKYLARKDSRVLGHIGARGTSYWNVRLLDHLFDFEEIRVHSRRPESRNAFAKRLEADLGKKIVVTDNWEDCLKDADIMVEASRLPEPAPLFKTEWVKKGAFVVPYGTMSALEFDLTDIMDKVVVDDWGQCGPGKPFGALRRHVDEGKVTAENLHAEIGQIICGRKPGRESDEETILFWHRGLSTTDVALGAAMVDKAREMNIGQRLRFA, from the coding sequence ATGCAGGAAATCTGGATCGATTATCTCAACGCCCTCGATGCCAAGGCGCTGGGGCTGACCAATGACGAGATTCTCGATGCGGTGTCGAAGGCGCTGGATGCGCAGGGCAGGGGTGAAACCGTCATCGAGCCGCGGGTTCATCTTGTGCCGGAGAGCTCCGACAAAGGCCATTTCAATGTGCTTCGCGGCTATGTCAAAGCGCTGAATTATGCCGGCGTCAAAGTCGTCGGCGACTTCGTCGACAACTACAAGGTGGACCTGCCTTCGGAGCTTGCGGTCCTCAACCTGTTCGACCCGAATACGGGTGTGCCGAAGGCCATCATCGACGCGACTGCCATCACCGACATGCGCACCGGCGCCGTCACCGCTCTTGGCGCGAAATATCTCGCTCGCAAGGACAGCAGGGTGCTCGGTCATATCGGTGCGCGCGGAACCTCTTACTGGAATGTCCGACTTCTCGACCATCTCTTCGACTTCGAGGAAATCCGCGTGCATTCGCGCCGCCCGGAAAGCCGCAATGCCTTCGCCAAGCGTCTTGAGGCCGATCTCGGCAAGAAGATCGTCGTTACCGACAATTGGGAGGATTGCCTCAAGGACGCCGACATCATGGTCGAGGCCAGCCGCCTGCCGGAACCGGCGCCGCTGTTCAAGACCGAATGGGTCAAGAAGGGAGCATTCGTTGTGCCCTATGGCACGATGAGCGCACTCGAATTCGATCTCACGGACATCATGGACAAGGTCGTCGTCGACGATTGGGGACAATGCGGCCCCGGCAAGCCTTTCGGGGCGCTTCGCCGTCACGTCGACGAGGGCAAGGTGACGGCCGAGAACCTGCACGCCGAAATCGGCCAGATCATTTGCGGCAGGAAGCCCGGCCGCGAGAGCGATGAGGAGACGATCCTGTTCTGGCACCGCGGCCTCAGCACCACCGATGTGGCGCTCGGCGCCGCCATGGTCGACAAGGCAAGAGAGATGAACATCGGCCAACGGCTGCGGTTCGCATAA
- the hutH gene encoding histidine ammonia-lyase has product MSATHSPSITFSASPPTVEDIAAIARRHARIEISAEVEARIMAARAVVDRYTERDLPVYGLTTGLGAGVDTRLATEDLVAFQMRVPQARAVGVGKPLAQESVRAMMAVRAVGMAAGGSGISLNVFRGLIAAINAGVHPVVPSLGSIGAADLAPLAHMSRALLGFGEIELGGEVLPAGIALERAGLKPLELAPKDGHALVVANSLSIGLACLALEDIERLFDWSLKAIAVNFEAFRANVSVFDDRALAARPAFGQRRVAAQLMELLSGSSLLAADAARRLQDPLSYRCTPQVWGALRHAIDEARQATEIDLVSSSDNPVVIASEGVILAHGNFDMTAFVLAWERLGQAMAHCAAGTAYRIMKIMSPGMSDLPRFLTPMGQSRTGFATVQKTVSAMEAEIRHLAMPVSLSPLPVADGVEDQASMAPSVLAKTQAIVERLRYLVAIELIASAQALELRGVSGELGKGSAGAYAFVRSHVPALEEDRAQGPDFATIAALIGLGPQ; this is encoded by the coding sequence GTGAGCGCCACCCATTCTCCATCGATCACCTTCAGCGCGTCGCCACCGACGGTCGAGGACATCGCGGCAATTGCCCGTCGTCACGCCAGGATCGAAATCTCCGCCGAGGTCGAGGCCCGGATTATGGCGGCGCGCGCCGTCGTCGATCGCTATACGGAAAGGGATCTGCCGGTTTACGGCCTGACGACGGGACTGGGAGCGGGGGTCGATACACGACTTGCAACGGAAGATCTGGTGGCGTTTCAGATGCGTGTGCCGCAAGCCCGCGCGGTCGGCGTCGGAAAGCCGCTTGCCCAGGAATCCGTGCGGGCGATGATGGCCGTCAGGGCAGTCGGCATGGCGGCGGGCGGTTCCGGCATTTCGCTGAACGTGTTCCGTGGTCTGATCGCCGCCATCAACGCAGGTGTCCATCCTGTCGTCCCGTCATTGGGCTCGATCGGTGCTGCGGATTTGGCTCCGCTTGCCCATATGAGCCGGGCGCTTCTCGGCTTCGGCGAGATCGAGCTTGGCGGCGAAGTGCTGCCGGCCGGCATCGCCCTGGAAAGGGCCGGCCTGAAACCTCTCGAATTGGCGCCGAAGGACGGGCATGCGCTTGTCGTGGCCAACAGCCTCTCCATCGGCCTCGCCTGCTTGGCGCTTGAGGATATCGAGCGGCTTTTCGATTGGTCTCTGAAGGCGATTGCCGTTAATTTCGAAGCGTTCAGGGCCAATGTCAGCGTCTTCGACGACCGCGCTCTGGCTGCGAGACCGGCCTTCGGGCAGCGCCGCGTCGCCGCTCAGCTGATGGAGTTGCTTTCGGGAAGCTCCTTGCTCGCCGCCGATGCCGCAAGACGTCTCCAGGATCCATTGAGCTACCGCTGCACGCCGCAGGTCTGGGGTGCGTTGAGGCATGCGATCGATGAGGCAAGGCAGGCGACGGAGATAGATCTCGTCAGCTCCAGCGACAATCCTGTCGTCATCGCCTCAGAGGGCGTCATTCTTGCGCATGGCAATTTCGACATGACCGCTTTTGTCCTCGCCTGGGAACGGCTGGGGCAGGCGATGGCGCATTGTGCGGCAGGCACCGCCTATCGGATCATGAAGATCATGTCGCCTGGCATGTCCGACCTTCCACGCTTCCTGACCCCGATGGGCCAGAGCCGGACCGGTTTTGCGACAGTGCAAAAGACCGTCTCGGCCATGGAAGCCGAAATCCGTCATCTCGCCATGCCAGTTTCGCTCTCGCCCCTTCCGGTCGCCGATGGTGTCGAAGATCAGGCGTCGATGGCCCCGAGCGTTTTGGCAAAGACGCAGGCGATCGTCGAGCGCCTGCGTTATCTCGTCGCCATCGAACTGATTGCCTCGGCACAGGCCCTCGAGCTGCGCGGCGTCTCAGGCGAATTGGGCAAGGGATCGGCCGGGGCCTATGCATTCGTCCGCAGCCACGTCCCGGCGCTTGAAGAGGACCGCGCGCAGGGGCCGGATTTTGCGACGATCGCCGCATTGATCGGGCTTGGCCCGCAATAA
- a CDS encoding SDR family oxidoreductase — translation MKIDGAVIIVTGSATGVGAACVKQFAEGGARVVVNYSRSKKEADETADICRSLGAQVEIVQADVADDAACRRMVATAVKRWGRLDALVNNAATTVKSDPFDLETLSAEDFQSVFGVNVIGAYQMCRAAVPAMRDSGGGAIVNVSSNVAFTGGGSSLAYTASKGALNALTLALARTCGPDIRVNAVCPGIIDTRWMRDTLGPDAYGAIAKRFSESAPLGRVATPEDVAGAIVWLVQGADFVTGELLSVDGGIRLSGGIRKPVASSGAAS, via the coding sequence ATGAAAATCGATGGAGCCGTCATCATCGTCACGGGCTCGGCAACAGGCGTCGGGGCCGCATGCGTGAAGCAGTTCGCCGAGGGCGGTGCCCGGGTGGTGGTCAATTACAGCCGCAGCAAGAAAGAGGCCGATGAAACGGCCGATATCTGCCGCAGCCTGGGCGCGCAGGTCGAGATCGTCCAGGCCGATGTTGCCGACGATGCGGCCTGCCGCCGGATGGTTGCGACGGCCGTTAAACGGTGGGGGCGGCTCGACGCCCTGGTGAACAATGCCGCAACGACGGTCAAATCGGATCCTTTCGATCTCGAGACATTGTCGGCAGAGGATTTTCAGAGTGTTTTCGGCGTCAATGTCATCGGGGCCTACCAGATGTGCCGGGCGGCGGTGCCTGCGATGCGTGACAGCGGCGGCGGTGCGATCGTCAATGTCTCATCCAACGTTGCCTTTACCGGCGGCGGCAGTTCGCTTGCCTATACGGCCTCCAAGGGCGCGCTCAATGCGCTGACCCTGGCGCTAGCGCGCACCTGCGGTCCCGATATCCGGGTGAACGCGGTTTGCCCCGGCATCATCGATACGCGCTGGATGCGCGATACGCTCGGGCCGGATGCCTATGGCGCCATTGCCAAGCGATTTTCGGAATCCGCGCCGCTCGGCCGGGTCGCAACGCCGGAAGACGTTGCCGGCGCGATTGTCTGGCTTGTTCAGGGGGCAGACTTCGTCACTGGCGAATTGCTTTCCGTCGACGGCGGCATCCGCCTGTCCGGTGGCATTCGCAAACCCGTGGCATCCAGCGGAGCCGCATCGTGA
- a CDS encoding glycine betaine ABC transporter substrate-binding protein, translating to MPPVRSLKSQQEGMIMKNWTKGIFAAGIIAAVMFQSASAETIKVGSKNFTEQFILAEMYSAVLENAGFTVERKINLGGTLIAHQALVAGEIDLYPEYTGTALASVVKGEMSTDADKVYTQVKDFYAKQFNLTWLKPSGINNGYVIVVRQETAQANNLKSLSDLAKVSKTLVFGGGAEFPDRADGLPGLKRVYDAEFKEFKQFAKLGLRYDALEQKDIDVANGAATDWQIGSKNLVPLADDKGLFPPYYVAPVVRQDVLKANPKVAELLEAVGSHLDNEKMRVLNAKVETDHEEAKDVAVDFLKENGLLPK from the coding sequence ATGCCGCCGGTTCGTTCATTGAAAAGTCAACAAGAGGGAATGATTATGAAAAATTGGACAAAGGGCATATTTGCAGCCGGCATCATCGCAGCCGTCATGTTCCAGTCTGCATCCGCAGAGACTATCAAGGTCGGCAGCAAGAATTTCACCGAGCAGTTCATCCTCGCTGAAATGTATTCAGCCGTTCTGGAAAACGCCGGCTTCACGGTCGAGCGCAAGATCAATCTCGGCGGCACGCTGATTGCGCATCAGGCATTGGTGGCCGGCGAGATCGATCTCTATCCGGAATATACCGGGACGGCGCTCGCGTCTGTCGTCAAGGGCGAGATGTCGACCGATGCCGACAAGGTCTACACCCAGGTCAAGGACTTCTACGCCAAGCAATTCAACCTCACATGGCTGAAGCCGAGCGGCATCAACAACGGCTATGTCATCGTCGTCCGGCAGGAAACGGCGCAGGCCAACAATCTGAAGAGCCTGTCGGATCTCGCCAAGGTCTCCAAGACACTGGTCTTCGGCGGCGGTGCTGAATTTCCCGATCGCGCCGACGGCCTGCCCGGTCTGAAGCGCGTCTACGACGCCGAGTTCAAGGAGTTCAAGCAGTTCGCCAAGCTTGGTCTTCGTTACGACGCGCTGGAACAAAAGGACATCGACGTTGCCAACGGTGCAGCGACCGACTGGCAGATCGGCTCGAAGAACCTCGTGCCGCTGGCAGACGACAAAGGTCTGTTTCCGCCCTACTACGTGGCGCCCGTTGTTCGCCAGGACGTGCTCAAGGCCAACCCGAAGGTTGCCGAACTGCTGGAAGCGGTTGGCTCCCATCTCGACAATGAGAAAATGCGGGTCCTCAATGCCAAGGTCGAGACCGATCACGAGGAAGCCAAGGACGTGGCGGTCGACTTCTTGAAGGAAAACGGCCTGCTGCCGAAATGA
- the hutC gene encoding histidine utilization repressor, translating into MTKAVKPAASEARQYIRIKEQILAEIAEGKLQPGDRVSSESELVAAFGVSRMTANRALRELMFEGVLKRSAGIGTFVSPKHLDVDLLQIRNIADEILERGHTHKAAVVQAGLMKADANVADALELTLGAEVMHSLIVHLENDQPIQVEERYVNPLVAPDYLSTDFSSMTPNEYLTKVAPITAFEHIVQAVKPDTTIRKYLGLKNDHPCLRVFRRTWSGEAVVTCALLYYPGAQYRLEARSTKGPSKPVAILGEKQ; encoded by the coding sequence ATGACGAAAGCGGTCAAGCCGGCCGCCAGCGAGGCGCGCCAATATATCAGGATCAAGGAGCAGATCCTGGCCGAGATTGCCGAGGGCAAGCTGCAGCCGGGAGACCGGGTATCTTCCGAAAGCGAACTGGTGGCGGCATTCGGCGTCAGCCGCATGACGGCGAACCGGGCGCTGCGGGAGTTGATGTTCGAGGGTGTCCTCAAGCGATCCGCCGGCATCGGAACCTTCGTGTCGCCAAAGCACCTTGACGTCGATCTGCTTCAAATTCGCAACATAGCCGACGAAATACTGGAGCGGGGTCACACGCACAAGGCGGCGGTTGTCCAGGCCGGTTTGATGAAGGCGGATGCCAATGTTGCCGACGCGCTCGAACTGACCCTCGGCGCTGAGGTGATGCATTCGCTGATCGTGCACCTGGAAAACGACCAGCCCATTCAGGTCGAGGAGCGCTACGTCAATCCGCTGGTCGCGCCAGACTATCTGTCGACCGATTTCAGCAGCATGACGCCGAACGAATATCTGACGAAGGTGGCGCCGATAACGGCGTTCGAACATATCGTCCAGGCCGTCAAACCGGACACGACGATCCGCAAATATCTTGGCCTGAAGAATGATCACCCTTGCCTGCGCGTCTTTCGAAGGACCTGGTCGGGCGAGGCCGTCGTGACCTGCGCGCTGTTATACTATCCCGGCGCGCAATATCGGCTGGAAGCGCGGTCCACCAAGGGTCCTTCGAAGCCCGTCGCCATTCTCGGAGAGAAGCAGTGA
- a CDS encoding MaoC/PaaZ C-terminal domain-containing protein — MTLSAQSILDFPVPQATHVVTARDAILYALSVGYGTNPLDENALNYVYERDLVTAPTLANIVAHPGPWMQQTGVDWARLVHSEHRLAIHRPVPLDVPLISRSRVLSVVDRGVEKAMFVSFERMIATVDGDEPIATIVQTNACRGDGGCGSAGLAPEPLSKVPDREPDVEFNVDIPGNAALLYRLNGDRNPLHVDPRAAGSSGFDRPILHGLCSFGYAGYAIIAAIDPGMAAGLSAIAARFSAAIFPGETITLQMWRNDAEIRFRGIVASRGVTILDNGMARLS; from the coding sequence GTGACGCTGTCGGCCCAATCCATTCTCGATTTCCCGGTGCCGCAAGCGACGCATGTGGTCACCGCAAGGGATGCCATCCTCTACGCCCTGTCGGTCGGCTACGGCACCAACCCGCTCGACGAAAACGCGTTGAACTACGTCTACGAACGCGATCTGGTCACTGCACCGACGCTTGCCAATATCGTGGCGCATCCGGGCCCCTGGATGCAGCAGACGGGTGTCGACTGGGCGCGTCTGGTGCATTCCGAACATCGCCTGGCGATCCACCGGCCGGTCCCTCTCGATGTGCCGCTGATCTCCCGGTCGCGCGTCTTGTCAGTGGTCGATCGCGGCGTTGAGAAAGCCATGTTCGTCAGCTTCGAGCGCATGATCGCAACCGTGGACGGTGACGAGCCGATCGCGACGATCGTGCAGACGAACGCCTGCCGCGGCGACGGTGGCTGCGGTTCGGCGGGATTAGCGCCTGAACCTCTGTCCAAAGTCCCGGACAGAGAGCCTGACGTCGAATTCAACGTCGACATCCCCGGTAACGCCGCGCTGCTTTATCGCCTGAACGGCGATCGCAATCCGCTGCATGTCGACCCACGGGCAGCGGGCAGCAGCGGCTTCGATCGGCCGATCCTGCATGGGCTATGCAGCTTCGGTTATGCGGGCTACGCCATCATCGCCGCCATCGATCCAGGGATGGCTGCCGGTTTGAGCGCGATCGCGGCGCGGTTCAGCGCAGCGATCTTTCCCGGAGAAACGATCACCCTGCAGATGTGGCGCAACGACGCTGAAATTCGCTTCCGGGGGATCGTTGCTTCCCGGGGCGTGACCATCCTCGACAATGGCATGGCGAGGCTGTCATGA